In Scleropages formosus chromosome 18, fSclFor1.1, whole genome shotgun sequence, one DNA window encodes the following:
- the LOC108922209 gene encoding C-X-C chemokine receptor type 3-like: MDKRATITLTLEDLQDLLLNSSDDDFGDNESISTSDTCCTGRVCMTETAAELEAVFIPVLYSLALIVGLLGNGLVLAVLCQLRRSWSITDTFILHLLVADTLLLFTLPFWAAEIAQGWSFGTPLCKLMGAIFKVNFYCGIFLLTCISLDRYLSIVHAVQMYSRGKSWKVHASCLGVWLICLLLSIPDWIFLQQLEDERSKTVKCTYNYLAYKTSVKDWQEASRWLYHIVGFIIPSIIMVFCYSSILLRLFRGSQGFKKQRAIRVILVLVLAFFICWTPYNITLIVDTLHANRTLNETCESTIILELLLSATAALGYIHCCLNPILYAFVGGRFRHHLLQMLKSINCMLKG; encoded by the exons ATGGACAAAAGG GCAACAATAACACTTACACTAGAAGATCTGCAGGACCTTCTTCTCAACAGTTCCGATGACGATTTTGGCGATAATGAAAGTATATCCACCAGTGACACATGCTGTACGGGCAGAGTATGCatgacagaaacagctgcagaGTTGGAAGCCGTGTTCATCCCGGTTCTCTACTCCCTGGCCTTGATTGTGGGCCTGCTGGGGAATGGACTGGTGTTGGCGGTTCTGTGTCAGCTACGCCGCTCCTGGAGCATCACCGACACCTTCATCCTGCACCTGCTGGTGGCCGACACCTTGCTCCTGTTCACTCTGCCCTTCTGGGCGGCAGAGATTGCCCAGGGCTGGAGCTTCGGTACCCCGCTCTGCAAGCTGATGGGAGCCATTTTCAAG GTGAACTTCTACTGTGGAATCTTCTTGCTGACTTGTATCAGTCTGGATCGATATCTCTCCATTGTCCACGCTGTTCAGATGTACTCACGTGGCAAGTCCTGGAAGGTACATGCCAGTTGCCTAGGCGTGTGGCTAATCTGTCTCCTGCTATCCATTCCTGACTGGATCTTCCTTCAGCAGTTGGAGGATGAACGATCAAAGACAGTGAAGTGCACTTACAACTACCTGGCATATAAAACCAGTGTTAAAGACTGGCAGGAAGCTTCCCGCTGGCTCTACCACATTGTGGGATTCATCATCCCCTCCATCATCATGGTCTTCTGTTACTCATCCATCCTTTTGCGGCTGTTCCGCGGCTCACAGGGATTTAAGAAACAAAGGGCCATACGAGTGatcctggtgctggtgttggCTTTCTTCATCTGCTGGACGCCATACAACATTACACTTATTGTGGACACATTGCATGCGAACAGAACCTTAAACGAAACGTGTGAAAGCACCATAATATTAGAACTATTGCTCTCAGCTACAGCCGCTCTAGGCTACATACACTGCTGTTTGAACCCCATTCTGTATGCCTTTGTGGGGGGGAGGTTCCGACATCACCTGCTGCAGATGTTAAAGTCCATAAACTGTATGCTGAAGGGTTAG
- the cxcr3.2 gene encoding C-X-C chemokine receptor type 3-2 → MDGQEETAVTPDYYDYTEDGRSIGYATPCSLEGTFDFATTFYPMAFSLVFVLAVVGNVLVLCVVRRYRHSRDGPCSFSLTDTFLLHLAVADLLLALTLPFYAIQWAKGWLFGDVGCKIVGGIFSLNLYGGILLLACISFDRYLAIVHAVSTGWHRRSCHAHIACAVIWGVCLSLSCVDIEYQKVIELPYLDRNVCHLVFPPDSSIQWQVTLQLVKLCLGFGLPLLVMLYCYVRIFRSLCHASRRQRRKSLRLIISLVSVFLLCWAPYNSFQLVDSLLKLKVLQGGCQMNKVLDFGTMISESLGLAHCALNPVLYGFVGVKFRKELLSMWKGMLASVGYLGLEGWGQNQRRRRGTTSLSTDSENTSYFSVMM, encoded by the coding sequence GATTACACAGAAGACGGCCGCTCCATTGGGTATGCCACGCCCTGCAGCCTCGAAGGCACCTTTGATTTTGCCACAACCTTCTATCCGATGGCCTTCAGCCTCGTGTTTGTTCTAGCCGTGGTGGGCAACGTGCTGGTGCTGTGCGTGGTGCGGCGTTACCGCCATTCCCGCGACGGGCCCTGCTCCTTCTCCCTCACGGACACGTTCCTGCTGCACCTGGCGGTGGCCGACCTCCTGCTGGCTCTCACGCTGCCCTTCTACGCCATTCAGTGGGCAAAGGGCTGGCTCTTTGGCGATGTGGGCTGCAAGATTGTCGGCGGCATCTTCTCCCTCAACCTCTACGGCGGAATCCTGCTCCTGGCCTGTATCAGCTTTGACCGCTACCTGGCCATCGTCCACGCCGTGAGCACGGGCTGGCACCGCCGCAGCTGCCACGCCCACATCGCGTGTGCCGTCATCTGGGGAGTGTGCCTCAGCTTGTCCTGCGTGGACATCGAGTACCAGAAAGTCATAGAGCTGCCGTACTTGGATCGTAACGTGTGCCACCTCGTGTTCCCTCCCGACAGCTCCATCCAGTGGCAAGTGACGCTGCAGCTGGTCAAACTGTGCTTGGGCTTTGGGCTCCCCCTCTTGGTCATGCTCTACTGCTACGTCCGCATCTTCCGATCCTTGTGTCATGCCAGTCGGCGCCAGAGGAGGAAGTCACTACGTCTCATCATCTCCCTGGTGTCAGTCTTCCTGCTCTGCTGGGCGCCCTACAACAGCTTCCAGCTGGTCGACAGCCTGCTGAAGCTCAAAGTGCTGCAGGGGGGCTGCCAGATGAACAAGGTCCTGGACTTCGGGACCATGATATCGGAGAGCCTGGGGCTTGCGCACTGTGCCCTCAACCCCGTGCTCTACGGCTTTGTGGGAGTGAAGTTCCGCAAGGAGCTGCTGAGCATGTGGAAGGGCATGCTGGCGTCCGTAGGGTACTTGGGCCTTGAGGGATGGGGACAGAACCAGAGGAGACGCCGGGGAACCACGTCGCTCAGCACAGACAGCGAAAACACATCGTACTTCTCGGTCATGATGTGA